From a region of the Epinephelus fuscoguttatus linkage group LG21, E.fuscoguttatus.final_Chr_v1 genome:
- the LOC125881879 gene encoding patched domain-containing protein 3-like has product MGCRRTDCLAKPLSGVFEKLGSLVGSCPFYFFVIPLILSAALGGGFTFLEDREDNDFERQYTPTKGPSKATRAFVRENFPYNDSMFSEDRLYDKGNFASLIAVSTNGSNILTNPAFEDIIRLNNKILNITVNNGSLGFSELCAKANGECISNILLEIISSNETDQTNITFPVYTHRSSSVFLGSVLGGVITDANSSVVSAQAVKLFYYLDNKESTADASKLWLRGFKRLLSDETGSKHTDVSHYTSKSRQEEIDSHTTDGFPLFLITYACAITFSVISCLRLDNVRNKVWVAVFGVFSSGLAVLSSFGLLLYIGVPFVITVANSPFLILGIGLNNMFIMVSDWQHTHVKDSVPKRMAHAYKEAIMSITITALTDVLKFSIGIMSDFPAVQSFCLYTCTSIIFSYIYTITFFGAFLALNGKREASNRHWLTCMKIPSDNSDHHSEIYNICCVGGDYDKNTGAEKKQAASNFFKDYYGPFLIKPCVKGVVIFLYVVYLAASIYGCFHIQQGIELYDLAADNSHVTRFIMKDREYFSGYGPSVMVIVSEEYPYWDKTKRHQLQECIEDFKKLEFVDEDVYSSWLDSYLSYGQETHLNLNDKDVFLKNLSQFFDVFPFFKQDVNLTGDGVYASRFFIQTINITNANMEIDMLKGLKTTAGKCSTASMLVYNQKFIFYDQYGVVVSSTVKNVGVITAVMLVVSLLLIPDPLCALWVTCSIGSVTVGVTGFMALWDVSLDSISMIAFTVCIGFTVDFSAHVSYVFASSKKTSPDDKAVDALSSLGYPILQGALSTILGVVVLATSEFHTFRTFFKIFFLVMFIGMLHGLSFIPVVLTLATCSSSQKDERKDKILSISKL; this is encoded by the exons ATGGGCTGCAGACGCACTGACTGCCTGGCAAAGCCTCTGTCAGGGGTTTTTGAGAAACTTGGATCACTTGTAGGCTcctgtcctttttatttttttgtgattcCCCTTATACTCTCAGCGGCGCTCGGTGGAGGCTTCACTTTTCTCGAAGACAGGGAGGACAATGACTTTGAACGGCAGTACACACCCACAAAAGGACCCTCGAAGGCAACGAGAGCTTTTGTCAGGGAGAACTTCCCTTACAATGACTCCATGTTTTCAGAGGACAGGCTGTACGACAAGGGCAACTTTGCATCCCTCATTGCTGTGTCGACTAACGGCTCAAATATACTAACAAATCCAGCCTTTGAGGACATCATCAGACTCAACAATAAGATCCTTAATATCACTGTGAACAATGGGAGCCTTGGATTCAGTGAGTTGTGCGCAAAAGCCAATGGAGAATGCATCTCAAACATCCTCCTGGAAATTATTAGCTCTAATGAAACTGATCAAACCAACATCACCTTCCCCGTATATACCCACAGATCCAGCTCAGTGTTCCTAGGCTCTGTGCTCGGCGGGGTTATCACAGATGCCAACAGCTCAGTCGTAAGTGCTCAGGCTGTAAAACTCTTCTACTACTTAGATAACAAGGAAAGCACAGCTGATGCCTCAAAGTTATGGCTAAGAGGATTTAAGAGACTGCTATCAGATGAGACGGGCAGCAAACACACTGAC GTGTCTCACTACACCTCCAAATCCAGGCAGGAGGAGATTGACAGTCACACCACAGATGGCTTCCCTTTATTCCTCATCACTTATGCCTGTGCTATCACCTTCTCAGTGATATCCTGCCTGAG ATTGGACAATGTGAGGAACAAGGTGTGGGTGGCCGTCTTTGGCGTCTTCTCCTCTGGCCTGgctgtcctctcctcttttgGCTTGCTGCTTTACATCGGAGTGCCATTTGTTATTACAGTCGCAAACTCTCCTTTCCTGATACTCG GAATCGGTCTCAACAACATGTTCATAATGGTGTCCGACTGGCAGCACACCCACGTGAAAGACTCAGTGCCAAAGCGGATGGCTCACGCTTACAAAGAAGCCATCATGTCCATCACCATCACTGCCCTGACCGACGTCCTCAAATTCTCTATCGGCATCATGTCCGACTTCCCAGCCGTGCAGTCGTTCTGCCTCTACACCTGCACCTCCATCATATTTTCCTACATCTACACGATCACCTTCTTTGGAGCCTTCCTGGCTCTAAACGGGAAGCGGGAAGCCAGCAACAGGCACTGGCTGACCTGCATGAAAATACCATCAGACAATTCTGATCATCATTCTGAGATATATAACATCTGCTGCGTGGGAGGCGACTATGATAAGAACACTggagcagagaaaaaacaagcagcGAGTAATTTCTTTAAGGATTACTACGGCCCGTTTTTGATCAAACCCTGTGTCAAAGGAGTTGTAATCTTCCTTTATGTGGTGTATTTAGCTGCAAGTATTTATGGATGCTTTCACATACAACAGGGGATTGAGCTTTATGATCTGGCAGCTGATAACTCCCACGTTACCAGGTTTATTATGAAGGATAGGGAGTATTTTTCAGGTTATGGTCCATCTGTGATGGTAATTGTAAGTGAGGAATACCCATACTGGGATAAAACTAAGAGGCACCAACTTCAGGAATGCATAGAGGACTTTAAGAAGCTCGAGTTTGTAGATGAGGATGTCTATTCATCCTGGCTGGATTCTTATTTGTCATATGGAcaagaaacacatttaaacCTTAATGATAAAGATGTTTTTCTCAAAAATCTATCTCAATTTTTTGATGTATTTCCTTTTTTCAAACAAGACGTGAACCTCACTGGAGATGGCGTGTATGCATCCCGCTTCTTCATACAGACCATCAATATCACTAATGCCAACATGGAAATTGACATGCTTAAAGGTCTCAAAACCACTGCAGGCAAATGCAGCACAGCATCTATGTTAGTCTACAATCAGAAATTCATCTTCTACGACCAGTATGGCGTCGTAGTGAGTAGCACGGTTAAAAACGTTGGCGTGATCACAGCTGTGATGTTGGTTGTCTCCCTCCTGCTGATTCCAGACCCCCTCTGTGCATTGTGGGTGACTTGTTCGATTGGTTCAGTGACTGTAGGGGTTACTGGTTTCATGGCGCTTTGGGACGTCAGTCTCGATTCCATATCCATGATCGCTTTTACCGTCTGCATCGGCTTCACAGTCGATTTCTCAGCTCACGTTTCTTATGTCTTCGCCTCCAGCAAGAAAACGAGTCCTGACGACAAAGCTGTGGACGCTCTCTCCAGTTTAGGCTATCCCATACTTCAGGGGGCCCTGTCCACCATTTTAGGTGTGGTGGTGTTGGCAACGTCTGAATTTCACACATTCAGAACATTTTTTAAGATCTTCTTTCTTGTCATGTTTATTGGGATGCTTCATGGCCTCAGTTTCATTCCGGTAGTTCTGACATTAGCAACATGCAGTAGCTCACAGAAAGATGAACGTAAAGACAAAATTTTGAGTATCAGCAAACTATGA